From Pseudofrankia saprophytica, a single genomic window includes:
- a CDS encoding dihydrolipoyl dehydrogenase family protein, with product MSNADAGGVETFDVVVIGAGPAGEVAAGRLAEAGLSVAVVEHERVGGECSFWGCMPSKTLLRPGDVLAATRRVPGAAGAVTGEIDAAAAFSRRDEIVGGFSDKGQVPWLRDRGVTIVRGRGRLAGRRLVDVDTTKTVVPDESDGKPRRLAARRAVVLATGTTAVRPPIPGLAEVEPWDNRSATGATTVPRRMVVLGGGAVGTELAQGFRRLGVVEVTIVEGQQGLLAHEEPFVGKEVAEAFESEGITVRTGQKVTAVRRQQAAYDERRGPVVVTLDNGDQVEADEILVAVGRHPATDDLGLETVGLTPGRPVEVDNHLRAVGVRTATGSGDEGDEGAGDDGWLFAVGDVNGRALLTHMGKYQARIVADIVAGRTDPSGAEPVEVAGSRAIPRVTFTDPQVAAVGLTEAAARDAGLRVRAVLVPTTGVAGSSVRGVGLVGTSQLVVDEDRRVIVGATFTGQDVQELLHSATIALVGEIPLDTLWHAVPSFPTVSEVWLRLLETYGL from the coding sequence ATGAGCAACGCGGACGCGGGTGGCGTGGAGACGTTCGACGTCGTCGTCATCGGGGCTGGGCCGGCCGGGGAGGTGGCGGCCGGCCGGCTCGCCGAGGCGGGTCTGTCGGTCGCGGTCGTCGAGCACGAGCGGGTGGGCGGCGAGTGCTCCTTCTGGGGCTGCATGCCGAGCAAGACGCTGCTGCGCCCCGGCGACGTGCTCGCCGCTACGCGGCGCGTGCCGGGCGCGGCCGGTGCGGTGACCGGAGAGATCGACGCGGCCGCCGCGTTCTCCCGCCGGGACGAGATCGTCGGCGGATTCTCGGACAAGGGCCAGGTTCCCTGGCTGCGCGACCGCGGGGTGACGATCGTCCGGGGTCGCGGCCGGCTCGCCGGCCGGCGGCTCGTCGACGTGGACACGACGAAGACCGTGGTCCCGGACGAGTCGGACGGGAAGCCCCGCCGGCTGGCGGCGCGCCGGGCGGTGGTGCTGGCGACCGGGACGACGGCGGTCAGGCCGCCGATTCCGGGCCTGGCCGAGGTCGAGCCGTGGGACAACCGGTCGGCGACCGGCGCCACGACCGTTCCGCGCAGGATGGTCGTGCTGGGCGGCGGCGCCGTCGGCACCGAGCTCGCGCAGGGGTTCCGCCGGCTCGGCGTCGTCGAGGTGACGATCGTCGAGGGCCAGCAAGGGCTGCTCGCCCACGAGGAGCCGTTCGTCGGCAAGGAGGTCGCCGAGGCGTTCGAGTCCGAGGGGATCACGGTCCGGACCGGGCAGAAGGTCACCGCGGTGCGCCGCCAGCAGGCGGCGTACGACGAGCGCCGCGGCCCGGTCGTCGTGACGCTCGACAACGGTGACCAGGTCGAGGCCGACGAGATCCTCGTCGCGGTCGGCCGGCATCCCGCCACCGACGACCTGGGCCTGGAGACGGTCGGCCTGACGCCCGGCCGCCCGGTCGAGGTCGACAACCACCTGCGCGCGGTCGGCGTGCGGACGGCGACCGGGTCCGGTGACGAGGGCGACGAGGGCGCCGGCGACGACGGCTGGCTGTTCGCCGTCGGCGACGTGAACGGGCGGGCGCTGCTGACCCACATGGGCAAGTACCAGGCGCGCATCGTCGCCGACATCGTCGCCGGCCGTACCGACCCGTCCGGCGCCGAGCCGGTCGAGGTCGCCGGCAGCCGCGCCATCCCCCGGGTGACGTTCACCGACCCGCAGGTGGCGGCCGTCGGTCTGACGGAGGCCGCGGCGCGCGACGCCGGCCTTCGGGTCCGGGCCGTCTTGGTCCCGACCACCGGCGTCGCCGGCTCGTCCGTACGCGGCGTCGGCCTCGTCGGCACCTCCCAGCTGGTCGTCGACGAGGACCGCCGCGTCATCGTCGGCGCCACCTTCACCGGCCAGGACGTCCAGGAGCTGCTCCACTCGGCCACGATCGCCCTCGTTGGCGAGATCCCCCTCGACACCCTCTGGCACGCCGTCCCGTCGTTCCCCACCGTCAGCGAGGTCTGGCTCCGCCTCCTGGAGACCTACGGCCTCTAG
- a CDS encoding DMT family transporter, whose product MSNVGASLPVRRGLAYLAIAGITWGTTGTAVDLVYQSSNLGPIAVSFWRFVGGFALLLLAGIPRRIRPARVDGARAARPAGVRPDLASPGVTAPQRARARAGGAARRRLLVRIGSGVGLAVFQTAYFASVAVTGVAVGTIVTLGAGPVLVALGARLALGERLGAGAVAVVGAVAGLGVLVLGNQGGAARPLGVALALLSAAGYSLTTLLARWAGQAGGPGGAGTGDEPATLTAWAFGIGGAALLPWAAASGLLPHAAGLGRVLLLLGYVAAVPTALAYPLYFAGAAVVRAATTATVLLLEPVSAAVLALTLLGERLTAATLAGALLLLTAVIGLAAAESRQAESRQAEPRQAEPCQAEPRQAGARLAGPAG is encoded by the coding sequence GTGTCGAATGTTGGCGCCAGCCTGCCTGTACGGCGGGGGCTGGCTTACCTGGCTATTGCCGGGATCACCTGGGGCACCACCGGAACGGCGGTGGACCTCGTCTACCAATCGAGCAATCTCGGACCCATCGCGGTCTCCTTCTGGCGTTTCGTCGGCGGCTTTGCCCTGCTGCTCCTGGCCGGGATCCCGCGGCGGATCCGTCCGGCGCGAGTGGACGGCGCCCGCGCCGCCCGTCCGGCCGGCGTGCGCCCGGACCTCGCCTCGCCGGGGGTCACCGCACCCCAAAGGGCCCGTGCCCGGGCCGGCGGGGCGGCGAGGCGTCGGCTCCTCGTACGGATCGGGTCAGGCGTGGGCCTGGCCGTGTTCCAGACCGCCTACTTCGCGTCGGTCGCGGTGACCGGGGTCGCGGTGGGCACGATCGTGACCCTGGGGGCGGGGCCGGTCCTGGTCGCGCTGGGGGCCCGGCTCGCTCTGGGCGAGCGGCTCGGAGCCGGCGCCGTGGCGGTCGTGGGCGCGGTGGCGGGGCTGGGAGTCCTCGTCCTGGGAAACCAGGGTGGTGCGGCCCGTCCCCTGGGCGTCGCGCTGGCGCTCCTGTCGGCCGCCGGTTACTCCCTGACGACGCTGCTCGCCCGGTGGGCCGGGCAGGCCGGGGGACCCGGAGGAGCCGGGACAGGGGACGAGCCCGCGACGCTGACGGCGTGGGCCTTCGGCATCGGCGGGGCCGCGCTGCTGCCCTGGGCCGCCGCCAGCGGGCTCCTGCCCCATGCCGCCGGCCTCGGCCGAGTCCTGCTCCTGCTCGGGTACGTGGCGGCGGTGCCGACGGCGCTGGCGTACCCGCTCTACTTCGCTGGCGCCGCCGTCGTGCGGGCCGCGACCACGGCGACGGTGCTCCTGCTCGAACCGGTCAGCGCCGCGGTCCTCGCGCTCACCCTGCTCGGCGAGCGACTGACGGCCGCGACCCTGGCGGGAGCCCTCCTTCTCCTGACCGCCGTCATCGGCCTGGCGGCGGCAGAGTCCCGTCAGGCAGAGTCCCGTCAGGCAGAGCCCCGTCAGGCAGAGCCCTGCCAGGCAGAGCCCCGCCAGGCAGGGGCCCGCCTGGCAGGACCAGCGGGGTGA
- the gnd gene encoding phosphogluconate dehydrogenase (NAD(+)-dependent, decarboxylating): protein MQLGMIGLGRMGANLVRRLQRDGHECVVYDVSADAVAALAAEGATGTNSLEEFAAALTTPRAAWVMVPAGLTGETVFQLADLFEPGDIIIDGGNSYYRDDIERAKTLVPKGIHYVDVGTSGGVFGLERGFCLMIGGEPDVVKRLEPLFATIAPGVDTAPRTPGRSGEPTQAEQGYLHCGPIGAGHFVKMIHNGIEYGMMAAFAEGLGVLNKAGIGRTSAAGHDAETTPLTHPEYYQYDFDIPEVTEVWRRGSVVASWLLDLTAVALVEDPELASFGGRVSDSGEGRWTVLAAVEEGVPAHVLTASLYERFSSRGESLYSDKILSAMRKQFGGHHEKPAS from the coding sequence ATGCAACTGGGGATGATCGGCCTGGGCCGGATGGGCGCCAACCTGGTGCGCCGGCTTCAGCGGGACGGCCACGAGTGCGTCGTGTACGACGTCAGCGCGGACGCCGTCGCCGCGCTCGCGGCCGAGGGGGCGACGGGAACGAACTCGCTGGAGGAGTTCGCCGCGGCGCTGACCACCCCGCGCGCGGCCTGGGTGATGGTGCCGGCCGGGCTGACCGGCGAAACGGTCTTCCAGCTCGCCGACCTGTTCGAGCCGGGCGACATCATCATCGACGGCGGCAACTCGTACTACCGCGACGACATCGAGCGGGCCAAGACGCTGGTGCCGAAGGGCATCCACTACGTCGACGTCGGCACCTCGGGTGGCGTCTTCGGCCTGGAGCGCGGCTTCTGCCTGATGATCGGCGGTGAGCCGGACGTCGTGAAGCGGCTGGAGCCGCTGTTCGCCACCATCGCCCCGGGCGTCGACACGGCGCCGCGCACCCCCGGCCGCTCGGGCGAGCCCACCCAGGCCGAGCAGGGCTACCTGCACTGCGGCCCGATCGGGGCCGGCCACTTCGTGAAGATGATCCACAACGGCATCGAGTACGGCATGATGGCCGCCTTCGCCGAGGGCCTCGGCGTGCTGAACAAGGCGGGCATCGGCCGGACCTCGGCCGCCGGCCACGACGCGGAGACCACCCCGCTCACGCACCCCGAGTACTACCAGTACGACTTCGACATCCCGGAGGTCACCGAGGTGTGGCGGCGCGGCAGCGTCGTCGCCTCCTGGCTGCTCGACCTGACCGCCGTCGCCCTCGTCGAGGACCCGGAGCTGGCCTCCTTCGGCGGCCGGGTGTCGGATTCCGGCGAGGGACGCTGGACGGTGCTCGCCGCCGTCGAGGAGGGCGTCCCGGCGCACGTGCTCACCGCGTCCCTCTACGAGCGCTTCAGCTCCCGCGGCGAGTCCCTCTACTCCGACAAGATCCTTTCCGCCATGCGCAAGCAGTTCGGCGGCCACCACGAGAAGCCCGCGAGCTGA
- a CDS encoding dihydroxyacetone kinase subunit DhaK encodes MTAQDAIPDQIIVSTPRRQFVNDPDDVVEEALEGLEAAYPRLIRWNRDPSFVARAEPAPPGRVAVVSGGGSGHEPLHVGMVGEGMLDAAVPGAVFASPTAGQILAATQAASGGAGVVHVVKNYTGDVLNFEIAAEFATDDGIIVSQILVDDDLATTSMTGDGPGRRGTAATVVVEKIVGAAAAAGADLERVSALGRRVAATSRSMAVALAAGAHPGAARPSFELPSDEVEFGVGIHGERGVGRRTFASADDLADQLIRPLVADLAIGRGDRVIAITNGLGATTGLELAVIHRRVTKILAAAGITVERALVGPYVTSLDMAGCSVTLTRADDELLTLWDAPVRTIALSW; translated from the coding sequence ATGACCGCTCAGGACGCGATACCGGATCAGATCATCGTCAGCACACCGCGCCGGCAGTTCGTCAACGATCCGGACGACGTCGTCGAGGAGGCCCTGGAAGGGCTGGAGGCCGCTTACCCTCGACTGATCCGCTGGAACCGGGACCCCAGCTTCGTCGCGCGCGCCGAGCCGGCGCCCCCCGGACGGGTCGCGGTCGTCTCCGGCGGCGGCTCCGGCCACGAGCCGCTGCACGTCGGCATGGTCGGCGAGGGGATGCTCGACGCCGCGGTCCCGGGCGCGGTGTTCGCGAGCCCGACCGCCGGCCAGATCCTGGCCGCCACCCAGGCCGCGTCCGGCGGCGCGGGGGTGGTGCACGTCGTCAAGAACTACACCGGTGACGTGCTGAACTTCGAGATCGCGGCCGAGTTCGCCACCGACGACGGGATCATCGTCAGCCAGATTCTCGTCGACGACGACCTGGCGACCACCTCGATGACGGGCGACGGCCCCGGGCGGCGGGGCACGGCCGCCACCGTCGTCGTCGAGAAGATCGTCGGGGCCGCGGCGGCGGCCGGAGCCGACCTGGAGCGGGTCAGCGCGCTCGGCCGGCGGGTCGCGGCGACGTCGCGGTCCATGGCCGTGGCGCTCGCCGCCGGGGCGCATCCCGGCGCCGCGCGCCCGTCGTTCGAGCTGCCCTCCGACGAGGTGGAGTTCGGCGTCGGCATCCACGGCGAGCGCGGCGTCGGCCGCCGCACGTTCGCGTCCGCCGACGACCTCGCCGACCAGCTGATCCGCCCGCTGGTCGCCGACCTGGCGATCGGCCGGGGCGACCGGGTCATCGCGATCACCAACGGCCTGGGAGCGACGACCGGGCTGGAGCTCGCCGTCATCCACCGCCGGGTGACGAAGATCCTCGCCGCCGCCGGCATCACGGTCGAGCGGGCGCTGGTCGGCCCGTATGTGACGTCGCTCGACATGGCCGGCTGCTCGGTGACCCTGACCAGGGCCGACGACGAGCTGCTCACCCTCTGGGACGCCCCCGTCCGCACGATCGCGCTGAGCTGGTAG
- a CDS encoding NUDIX domain-containing protein, with translation MPARTRHSAGLLLYRDVADGLEVLIAHMGGPFWARKDEGAWSIPKGESEPDEDLRVAAAREFAEELGSAPPDGPWIELGDVRQSGGKVVTAYALRGDFDPAAAVSNTFELEWPRGSGRVRTFPEVDRVAWFDLPTARAKLVRGQLPFLDRLLDQLGSHP, from the coding sequence ATTCCTGCGCGGACACGGCACAGCGCGGGGCTGCTGCTGTACCGAGATGTGGCGGATGGGCTCGAGGTGCTCATCGCGCACATGGGCGGGCCGTTCTGGGCACGCAAGGACGAGGGCGCCTGGTCGATCCCGAAGGGCGAGTCCGAGCCGGACGAGGACCTACGCGTCGCCGCGGCCCGGGAGTTCGCCGAGGAGTTGGGATCGGCGCCGCCCGACGGCCCGTGGATCGAGCTCGGTGACGTGCGCCAGTCCGGCGGGAAGGTCGTCACGGCCTACGCGCTGCGCGGCGACTTCGACCCGGCCGCCGCCGTGAGCAACACCTTCGAGCTGGAATGGCCCCGCGGCTCAGGACGGGTCCGGACCTTCCCCGAGGTCGACCGGGTGGCATGGTTCGACCTCCCGACCGCCCGCGCCAAGCTCGTCCGCGGCCAGCTCCCCTTCCTCGACCGCCTCCTCGACCAGCTCGGCTCCCATCCGTGA